One window of Etheostoma spectabile isolate EspeVRDwgs_2016 chromosome 6, UIUC_Espe_1.0, whole genome shotgun sequence genomic DNA carries:
- the usp45 gene encoding ubiquitin carboxyl-terminal hydrolase 45 isoform X1, with amino-acid sequence MRLKDPFSLKAAEMTKRTNKPRKPRDEESSDEVGGLTCQHVSKAVDLSSVKKSVLSNVWLVCSECLKERTMIEGEPAASHDILVCLKCGFQGCNQSGIQHAVKHHQAFHPESHCITISLSTWKAWCFECNEELSTHCNKKALAQTLDFLQKHSVKATSGASPKVIKLLEEPSDYTDSPKGKSPAINSTLVPVKGINNLGNTCFFNAVMQNLSQTHMLIDLIQEVKDKGYKLRISPTVDTNVVQSASPLTVTLPSPEPLTAAMFLFLQSMKEPGKGPVNPKILFNQLCQKAPRFKGYQQQDSQELLHYLLDAIRVEETKRVKAGILKAFNNPTEKTADEETKRQVKAYGKEGVKMNFIDCIFVGELTNTIMCEECEHISTVKEAFIDISLPIIEERISKPSNPGKLGKGNREQDTHVTHNEQVHSAAHSVNRNTKKLNGQKQQSRRSSSSVEEKGAGCSAERPEEEGVAGGSARGVSVCKMATAGSLSDGSERDSGAQDSSNDADSEASESEWATRISPSSHSHGHMSTLTPSPTPNSASSPSASSSKRQGGAVEQLVTAVSKVNLGFSSGDCPPSTHCSPEEQGETQSRDNLHHQHHQGAFQALSHSYTPTSKECSIQSCLHQFTSVELLMGNNKLLCESCTERRHKQLLKSSSADKKVEKIYTSARKQMLISLLPPVITLHLKRFHQTGMNLRKVNRHVDFPLILDLAPFCSASCKNLAAGERVLYNLYGIVEHSGSMRGGHYTAYVKVRAPQKKIEQHHRNLSGARDAGSSSQGQWVYISDTTVQMVPESRVLNSQAYLLFYEELV; translated from the exons ATGCGGCTAAAGGATCCCTTCTCTTTAAAAGCCGCCGAAATGACTAAGCGGACTAATAAACCTAGGAAACCTCGAGATGAGGAGTCATCAGATGAAGTCGGTG gGTTGACTTGCCAGCATGTGAGTAAGGCCGTGGACCTGAGCTCAGTGAAGAAATCAGTGCTCTCCAACGTGTGGTTGGTGTGCTCTGAGTGCCTGAAGGAGAGGACCATGATCGAAGGAGAGCCGGCAGCATCCCATGACATCCTGGTGTGCTTAAAGTGTGGCTTTCAG GGCTGTAACCAGTCAGGGATCCAGCATGCTGTCAAGCACCACCAAGCTTTCCATCCAGAGTCTCACTGCATCACCATCAGCTTGAGCACCTGGAAGGCCTG GTGTTTTGAATGTAATGAGGAGCTTTCCACGCACTGCAACAAGAAGGCTTTGGCTCAGACGCTGGACTTTTTACAAAAGCACTCTGTCAAGGCAACATCAG GAGCATCACCCAAGGTCATCAAGCTGCTAGAGGAACCATCAGATTACACTGACTCGCCCAAAGGCAAAAGCCCAGCCATCAACAGCACCCTGGTCCCTGTCAAAGGCATAAATAACCTTGGTAACACCTGTTTCTTCAATGCCGTTATGCAG AACCTGTCTCAGACACACATGCTCATCGACCTCATCCAGGAAGTGAAGGACAAAGGCTACAAACTGAGGATCAGCCCCACTGTCGATACCAACGTGGTACAATCTGCT AGTCCCCTGACCGTAACGCTGCCCAGTCCAGAGCCCCTGACTGCGGCCATGTTTCTCTTCCTCCAGAGCATGAAAGAACCAGGGAAAGGACCGGTCAATCCCAAGATCCTCTTCAACCAGCTCTGCCAGAA GGCTCCGCGCTTCAAGGGCTACCAACAGCAAGACAGCCAGGAGCTTCTGCACTACCTGCTGGACGCCATACGAGTAGAGGAAACTAAA AGGGTGAAAGCGGGAATTCTGAAGGCTTTCAACAATCCCACAGAAAAGACAGCGGATGAGGAGACCAAACGCCAAGTCAAAG CATACGGAAAGGAAGGCGTGAAGATGAACTTCATTGACTGCATTTTTGTTGGCGAGCTGACCAACACAATTATGTGTGAAGAGTGTGAGCAT ATTTCCACAGTGAAGGAGGCTTTCATAGACATATCCTTACCCATCATAGAGGAAAGA ATATCAAAACCATCCAACCCTGGTAAGCTGGGTAAGGGCAACCGGGAGCAAGACACCCACGTGACTCACAATGAGCAGGTTCATTCCGCAGCACACTCGGTCAACAGAAACACTAAGAAGCTGAACGGACAG AAGCAGCAGAGCAGGAGGTCTTCGAGCTCTGTGGAGGAGAAGGGAGCAGGCTGCAGCGCGGAGCGgccagaggaggagggggtAGCTGGTGGATCAGCCCGTGGTGTCTCTGTCTGCAAGATGGCCACTGCTGGCAGCCTATCAGACGGCAGTGAGAGAGACTCAGGTGCTCAGGACAGCAGTAATGACGCTGACAGTGAAGCCTCAGAAAGCGAGTGGGCCACACGCATCTCCCCCTCAAGCCACAGCCACGGGCACATGTCCACCCTCACTCCATCCCCTACACCCAACTCTGCCTCCTCCCCCTCGGCATCATCCTCCAAGAGGCAAGGTGGAGCCGTAGAGCAGCTTGTAACTGCAGTGTCTAAAGTCAACCTCGGGTTTTCTTCTGGGGACTGCCCTCCTTCGACACACTGTTCTCCAGAGGAGCAGGGAGAGACGCAGTCCCGAGATAACCTCCACCATCAACACCACCAGGGGGCCTTCCAGGCGTTGTCCCACAGTTACACACCCACTTCCAAGGAGTGCTCCATCCAGTCCTGCCTCCACCAGTTCACCTCTGTAGAACTGCTGATGGGCAACAACAAGCTGCTGTGCGAGAGCTGCACTGAACGCAGACATAAACAGCTGCTCAAGAGCAGCTCAGCCG ACAAGAAGGTGGAGAAGATTTACACCAGTGCTCGGAAGCAAATGCTGATATCCTTGCTGCCTCCTGTCATCACATTGCATCTGAAACGCTTCCATCAG aCAGGGATGAACTTACGGAAAGTGAACCGCCATGTTGACTTCCCCCTGATCTTGGATCTGGCTCCATTCTGCTCGGCATCCTGCAAG AACCTGGCAGCTGGTGAGCGTGTCCTCTACAACCTGTATGGGATTGTTGAACATAGTGGCTCAATGCGGGGGGGCCACTACACTGCGTATGTGAAAGTGCGTGCTCCCCAGAAGAAAATAGAGCAGCACCACAGGAACCTGTCAG gtgcCAGGGATGCAGGCAGCAGCTCCCAGGGCCAGTGGGTGTACATCAGTGATACCACTGTTCAGATGGTACCAGAGTCAAGGGTACTCAACTCTCAGGCCTACCTGCTCTTCTACGAGGAATTGGTGTAA
- the usp45 gene encoding ubiquitin carboxyl-terminal hydrolase 45 isoform X3, which produces MRLKDPFSLKAAEMTKRTNKPRKPRDEESSDEVGGLTCQHVSKAVDLSSVKKSVLSNVWLVCSECLKERTMIEGEPAASHDILVCLKCGFQGCNQSGIQHAVKHHQAFHPESHCITISLSTWKAWCFECNEELSTHCNKKALAQTLDFLQKHSVKATSGASPKVIKLLEEPSDYTDSPKGKSPAINSTLVPVKGINNLGNTCFFNAVMQNLSQTHMLIDLIQEVKDKGYKLRISPTVDTNVSPLTVTLPSPEPLTAAMFLFLQSMKEPGKGPVNPKILFNQLCQKAPRFKGYQQQDSQELLHYLLDAIRVEETKRVKAGILKAFNNPTEKTADEETKRQVKAYGKEGVKMNFIDCIFVGELTNTIMCEECEHISTVKEAFIDISLPIIEERISKPSNPGKLGKGNREQDTHVTHNEQVHSAAHSVNRNTKKLNGQKQQSRRSSSSVEEKGAGCSAERPEEEGVAGGSARGVSVCKMATAGSLSDGSERDSGAQDSSNDADSEASESEWATRISPSSHSHGHMSTLTPSPTPNSASSPSASSSKRQGGAVEQLVTAVSKVNLGFSSGDCPPSTHCSPEEQGETQSRDNLHHQHHQGAFQALSHSYTPTSKECSIQSCLHQFTSVELLMGNNKLLCESCTERRHKQLLKSSSADKKVEKIYTSARKQMLISLLPPVITLHLKRFHQTGMNLRKVNRHVDFPLILDLAPFCSASCKNLAAGERVLYNLYGIVEHSGSMRGGHYTAYVKVRAPQKKIEQHHRNLSGARDAGSSSQGQWVYISDTTVQMVPESRVLNSQAYLLFYEELV; this is translated from the exons ATGCGGCTAAAGGATCCCTTCTCTTTAAAAGCCGCCGAAATGACTAAGCGGACTAATAAACCTAGGAAACCTCGAGATGAGGAGTCATCAGATGAAGTCGGTG gGTTGACTTGCCAGCATGTGAGTAAGGCCGTGGACCTGAGCTCAGTGAAGAAATCAGTGCTCTCCAACGTGTGGTTGGTGTGCTCTGAGTGCCTGAAGGAGAGGACCATGATCGAAGGAGAGCCGGCAGCATCCCATGACATCCTGGTGTGCTTAAAGTGTGGCTTTCAG GGCTGTAACCAGTCAGGGATCCAGCATGCTGTCAAGCACCACCAAGCTTTCCATCCAGAGTCTCACTGCATCACCATCAGCTTGAGCACCTGGAAGGCCTG GTGTTTTGAATGTAATGAGGAGCTTTCCACGCACTGCAACAAGAAGGCTTTGGCTCAGACGCTGGACTTTTTACAAAAGCACTCTGTCAAGGCAACATCAG GAGCATCACCCAAGGTCATCAAGCTGCTAGAGGAACCATCAGATTACACTGACTCGCCCAAAGGCAAAAGCCCAGCCATCAACAGCACCCTGGTCCCTGTCAAAGGCATAAATAACCTTGGTAACACCTGTTTCTTCAATGCCGTTATGCAG AACCTGTCTCAGACACACATGCTCATCGACCTCATCCAGGAAGTGAAGGACAAAGGCTACAAACTGAGGATCAGCCCCACTGTCGATACCAACGTG AGTCCCCTGACCGTAACGCTGCCCAGTCCAGAGCCCCTGACTGCGGCCATGTTTCTCTTCCTCCAGAGCATGAAAGAACCAGGGAAAGGACCGGTCAATCCCAAGATCCTCTTCAACCAGCTCTGCCAGAA GGCTCCGCGCTTCAAGGGCTACCAACAGCAAGACAGCCAGGAGCTTCTGCACTACCTGCTGGACGCCATACGAGTAGAGGAAACTAAA AGGGTGAAAGCGGGAATTCTGAAGGCTTTCAACAATCCCACAGAAAAGACAGCGGATGAGGAGACCAAACGCCAAGTCAAAG CATACGGAAAGGAAGGCGTGAAGATGAACTTCATTGACTGCATTTTTGTTGGCGAGCTGACCAACACAATTATGTGTGAAGAGTGTGAGCAT ATTTCCACAGTGAAGGAGGCTTTCATAGACATATCCTTACCCATCATAGAGGAAAGA ATATCAAAACCATCCAACCCTGGTAAGCTGGGTAAGGGCAACCGGGAGCAAGACACCCACGTGACTCACAATGAGCAGGTTCATTCCGCAGCACACTCGGTCAACAGAAACACTAAGAAGCTGAACGGACAG AAGCAGCAGAGCAGGAGGTCTTCGAGCTCTGTGGAGGAGAAGGGAGCAGGCTGCAGCGCGGAGCGgccagaggaggagggggtAGCTGGTGGATCAGCCCGTGGTGTCTCTGTCTGCAAGATGGCCACTGCTGGCAGCCTATCAGACGGCAGTGAGAGAGACTCAGGTGCTCAGGACAGCAGTAATGACGCTGACAGTGAAGCCTCAGAAAGCGAGTGGGCCACACGCATCTCCCCCTCAAGCCACAGCCACGGGCACATGTCCACCCTCACTCCATCCCCTACACCCAACTCTGCCTCCTCCCCCTCGGCATCATCCTCCAAGAGGCAAGGTGGAGCCGTAGAGCAGCTTGTAACTGCAGTGTCTAAAGTCAACCTCGGGTTTTCTTCTGGGGACTGCCCTCCTTCGACACACTGTTCTCCAGAGGAGCAGGGAGAGACGCAGTCCCGAGATAACCTCCACCATCAACACCACCAGGGGGCCTTCCAGGCGTTGTCCCACAGTTACACACCCACTTCCAAGGAGTGCTCCATCCAGTCCTGCCTCCACCAGTTCACCTCTGTAGAACTGCTGATGGGCAACAACAAGCTGCTGTGCGAGAGCTGCACTGAACGCAGACATAAACAGCTGCTCAAGAGCAGCTCAGCCG ACAAGAAGGTGGAGAAGATTTACACCAGTGCTCGGAAGCAAATGCTGATATCCTTGCTGCCTCCTGTCATCACATTGCATCTGAAACGCTTCCATCAG aCAGGGATGAACTTACGGAAAGTGAACCGCCATGTTGACTTCCCCCTGATCTTGGATCTGGCTCCATTCTGCTCGGCATCCTGCAAG AACCTGGCAGCTGGTGAGCGTGTCCTCTACAACCTGTATGGGATTGTTGAACATAGTGGCTCAATGCGGGGGGGCCACTACACTGCGTATGTGAAAGTGCGTGCTCCCCAGAAGAAAATAGAGCAGCACCACAGGAACCTGTCAG gtgcCAGGGATGCAGGCAGCAGCTCCCAGGGCCAGTGGGTGTACATCAGTGATACCACTGTTCAGATGGTACCAGAGTCAAGGGTACTCAACTCTCAGGCCTACCTGCTCTTCTACGAGGAATTGGTGTAA
- the usp45 gene encoding ubiquitin carboxyl-terminal hydrolase 45 isoform X2 translates to MRLKDPFSLKAAEMTKRTNKPRKPRDEESSDEVGGLTCQHVSKAVDLSSVKKSVLSNVWLVCSECLKERTMIEGEPAASHDILVCLKCGFQGCNQSGIQHAVKHHQAFHPESHCITISLSTWKAWCFECNEELSTHCNKKALAQTLDFLQKHSVKATSGASPKVIKLLEEPSDYTDSPKGKSPAINSTLVPVKGINNLGNTCFFNAVMQNLSQTHMLIDLIQEVKDKGYKLRISPTVDTNVVQSASPLTVTLPSPEPLTAAMFLFLQSMKEPGKGPVNPKILFNQLCQKAPRFKGYQQQDSQELLHYLLDAIRVEETKRVKAGILKAFNNPTEKTADEETKRQVKAYGKEGVKMNFIDCIFVGELTNTIMCEECEHISTVKEAFIDISLPIIEERISKPSNPGKLGKGNREQDTHVTHNEQVHSAAHSVNRNTKKLNGQQQSRRSSSSVEEKGAGCSAERPEEEGVAGGSARGVSVCKMATAGSLSDGSERDSGAQDSSNDADSEASESEWATRISPSSHSHGHMSTLTPSPTPNSASSPSASSSKRQGGAVEQLVTAVSKVNLGFSSGDCPPSTHCSPEEQGETQSRDNLHHQHHQGAFQALSHSYTPTSKECSIQSCLHQFTSVELLMGNNKLLCESCTERRHKQLLKSSSADKKVEKIYTSARKQMLISLLPPVITLHLKRFHQTGMNLRKVNRHVDFPLILDLAPFCSASCKNLAAGERVLYNLYGIVEHSGSMRGGHYTAYVKVRAPQKKIEQHHRNLSGARDAGSSSQGQWVYISDTTVQMVPESRVLNSQAYLLFYEELV, encoded by the exons ATGCGGCTAAAGGATCCCTTCTCTTTAAAAGCCGCCGAAATGACTAAGCGGACTAATAAACCTAGGAAACCTCGAGATGAGGAGTCATCAGATGAAGTCGGTG gGTTGACTTGCCAGCATGTGAGTAAGGCCGTGGACCTGAGCTCAGTGAAGAAATCAGTGCTCTCCAACGTGTGGTTGGTGTGCTCTGAGTGCCTGAAGGAGAGGACCATGATCGAAGGAGAGCCGGCAGCATCCCATGACATCCTGGTGTGCTTAAAGTGTGGCTTTCAG GGCTGTAACCAGTCAGGGATCCAGCATGCTGTCAAGCACCACCAAGCTTTCCATCCAGAGTCTCACTGCATCACCATCAGCTTGAGCACCTGGAAGGCCTG GTGTTTTGAATGTAATGAGGAGCTTTCCACGCACTGCAACAAGAAGGCTTTGGCTCAGACGCTGGACTTTTTACAAAAGCACTCTGTCAAGGCAACATCAG GAGCATCACCCAAGGTCATCAAGCTGCTAGAGGAACCATCAGATTACACTGACTCGCCCAAAGGCAAAAGCCCAGCCATCAACAGCACCCTGGTCCCTGTCAAAGGCATAAATAACCTTGGTAACACCTGTTTCTTCAATGCCGTTATGCAG AACCTGTCTCAGACACACATGCTCATCGACCTCATCCAGGAAGTGAAGGACAAAGGCTACAAACTGAGGATCAGCCCCACTGTCGATACCAACGTGGTACAATCTGCT AGTCCCCTGACCGTAACGCTGCCCAGTCCAGAGCCCCTGACTGCGGCCATGTTTCTCTTCCTCCAGAGCATGAAAGAACCAGGGAAAGGACCGGTCAATCCCAAGATCCTCTTCAACCAGCTCTGCCAGAA GGCTCCGCGCTTCAAGGGCTACCAACAGCAAGACAGCCAGGAGCTTCTGCACTACCTGCTGGACGCCATACGAGTAGAGGAAACTAAA AGGGTGAAAGCGGGAATTCTGAAGGCTTTCAACAATCCCACAGAAAAGACAGCGGATGAGGAGACCAAACGCCAAGTCAAAG CATACGGAAAGGAAGGCGTGAAGATGAACTTCATTGACTGCATTTTTGTTGGCGAGCTGACCAACACAATTATGTGTGAAGAGTGTGAGCAT ATTTCCACAGTGAAGGAGGCTTTCATAGACATATCCTTACCCATCATAGAGGAAAGA ATATCAAAACCATCCAACCCTGGTAAGCTGGGTAAGGGCAACCGGGAGCAAGACACCCACGTGACTCACAATGAGCAGGTTCATTCCGCAGCACACTCGGTCAACAGAAACACTAAGAAGCTGAACGGACAG CAGCAGAGCAGGAGGTCTTCGAGCTCTGTGGAGGAGAAGGGAGCAGGCTGCAGCGCGGAGCGgccagaggaggagggggtAGCTGGTGGATCAGCCCGTGGTGTCTCTGTCTGCAAGATGGCCACTGCTGGCAGCCTATCAGACGGCAGTGAGAGAGACTCAGGTGCTCAGGACAGCAGTAATGACGCTGACAGTGAAGCCTCAGAAAGCGAGTGGGCCACACGCATCTCCCCCTCAAGCCACAGCCACGGGCACATGTCCACCCTCACTCCATCCCCTACACCCAACTCTGCCTCCTCCCCCTCGGCATCATCCTCCAAGAGGCAAGGTGGAGCCGTAGAGCAGCTTGTAACTGCAGTGTCTAAAGTCAACCTCGGGTTTTCTTCTGGGGACTGCCCTCCTTCGACACACTGTTCTCCAGAGGAGCAGGGAGAGACGCAGTCCCGAGATAACCTCCACCATCAACACCACCAGGGGGCCTTCCAGGCGTTGTCCCACAGTTACACACCCACTTCCAAGGAGTGCTCCATCCAGTCCTGCCTCCACCAGTTCACCTCTGTAGAACTGCTGATGGGCAACAACAAGCTGCTGTGCGAGAGCTGCACTGAACGCAGACATAAACAGCTGCTCAAGAGCAGCTCAGCCG ACAAGAAGGTGGAGAAGATTTACACCAGTGCTCGGAAGCAAATGCTGATATCCTTGCTGCCTCCTGTCATCACATTGCATCTGAAACGCTTCCATCAG aCAGGGATGAACTTACGGAAAGTGAACCGCCATGTTGACTTCCCCCTGATCTTGGATCTGGCTCCATTCTGCTCGGCATCCTGCAAG AACCTGGCAGCTGGTGAGCGTGTCCTCTACAACCTGTATGGGATTGTTGAACATAGTGGCTCAATGCGGGGGGGCCACTACACTGCGTATGTGAAAGTGCGTGCTCCCCAGAAGAAAATAGAGCAGCACCACAGGAACCTGTCAG gtgcCAGGGATGCAGGCAGCAGCTCCCAGGGCCAGTGGGTGTACATCAGTGATACCACTGTTCAGATGGTACCAGAGTCAAGGGTACTCAACTCTCAGGCCTACCTGCTCTTCTACGAGGAATTGGTGTAA
- the tstd3 gene encoding thiosulfate sulfurtransferase/rhodanese-like domain-containing protein 3 isoform X2, whose amino-acid sequence MALRRCWGFAGVVPRLLWNSTVLSGSSVPGARSSVLRLVNAHHGCKTTELLLRGFSSTPPATDVTYEQLKQLLAGGKVVLIDVREPWELREYGVIPGSINVPLGQVNTALQLGPEEFNEQYGSEMPQQTDNIVFTCLKGIRSKDALNTAASLGYKDRSLIRSPSSFCSAFN is encoded by the exons ATGGCTCTCAGAAGGTGTTGGGGATTTGCAGGGGTTGTTCCGCGGCTGTTATGGAACAGCACCGTCCTGTCTGGGTCTTCCGTCCCGGGGGCACGAAGCTCTGTGCTCCGCCTTGTCAACGCTCACCACGGTTGCAAAA CTACCGAGTTGCTGCTCCGCGGGTTCAGCTCAACGCCACCGGCCACGGATGTGACTTACGAGCAGCTGAAGCAGCTCCTGGCTGGCGGGAAGGTTGTACTGATAGACGTCAGAGAGCCCTGGGAGCTCAGGGAGTACGGCGTCATCCCCGGGTCAATTAACGTTCCTC TGGGACAGGTGAACACTGCCCTCCAGCTGGGTCCGGAGGAGTTCAATGAACAGTATGGTAGTGAAATGCCCCAGCAGACGGATAACATTGTGTTCACCTGTCTGAAAGGGATCAGGAGCAAGGACGCACTCAACACTGCCGCCTCGCTGGGATACAAAGA
- the tstd3 gene encoding thiosulfate sulfurtransferase/rhodanese-like domain-containing protein 3 isoform X1 produces the protein MALRRCWGFAGVVPRLLWNSTVLSGSSVPGARSSVLRLVNAHHGCKTTELLLRGFSSTPPATDVTYEQLKQLLAGGKVVLIDVREPWELREYGVIPGSINVPLGQVNTALQLGPEEFNEQYGSEMPQQTDNIVFTCLKGIRSKDALNTAASLGYKDIKHYPGGWQDWVKNE, from the exons ATGGCTCTCAGAAGGTGTTGGGGATTTGCAGGGGTTGTTCCGCGGCTGTTATGGAACAGCACCGTCCTGTCTGGGTCTTCCGTCCCGGGGGCACGAAGCTCTGTGCTCCGCCTTGTCAACGCTCACCACGGTTGCAAAA CTACCGAGTTGCTGCTCCGCGGGTTCAGCTCAACGCCACCGGCCACGGATGTGACTTACGAGCAGCTGAAGCAGCTCCTGGCTGGCGGGAAGGTTGTACTGATAGACGTCAGAGAGCCCTGGGAGCTCAGGGAGTACGGCGTCATCCCCGGGTCAATTAACGTTCCTC TGGGACAGGTGAACACTGCCCTCCAGCTGGGTCCGGAGGAGTTCAATGAACAGTATGGTAGTGAAATGCCCCAGCAGACGGATAACATTGTGTTCACCTGTCTGAAAGGGATCAGGAGCAAGGACGCACTCAACACTGCCGCCTCGCTGGGATACAAAGA